In one Dermatophagoides farinae isolate YC_2012a chromosome 4, ASM2471394v1, whole genome shotgun sequence genomic region, the following are encoded:
- the LOC124490784 gene encoding carboxypeptidase D isoform X1 — MRFTNVVMWSFLTTFFILYLIAIRLVRGQFLLSSSTSSEQKFVDFNYHNHESMETIMRTFAQTYPKLCKLYSIGKSVQGRDLWVLLITKDPDEDVLLKPNVKYVANMHGNEAVGRELLLHLMEHLLANYEIDPYIKSLVDNTRIHLMPSMNPDGFELSREGQCLGGNGRFNMRGIDLNRNFPDKFSLRNEKEQEEVTAIRRWLQTVPFVLSANLHGGALVASYPYDNTPVNMLSRWKLSYEPSLTPDNDVFKHLAEVYSFNHLTMHQGKPCPDGSIDSFPNGTTNGAKWYPFSGGMQDYNYVHGSCMEITLELSCCKYPSHMKLPEFWRQNKMALIAYLNEVHRGVRGIVTDTANGTPISNVDIRIKGRDIPFKSTQRGEFWRLLLPGSYVLQAKATGYQPLEKPFHINDGQITYLNIELTPYGHQQQLPLVNNQQHLDQFVHNHNSLSSSSSSIWPSSLIDHSTTTLRPVNNNGGGGGGGGGIWSNGWNSRRFQSFIYPNMPKRNSFQPQPQQQQQSLRSRRPTFTELMNQFTSSQGNNNRRFTIWPRSWNLISNYNSHHRSSSSSSA; from the exons ATGCGTTTCACAAATGTTGTGATGTGGTCATTTTTGAccacattttttattttatatttaatcGCCATACGTTTAGTACGTGGTCAATTTTTACTATCGTCATCAACGTCAAGTGAACAGAAATTTGTCGAtttcaattatcataatcatgaatCAATGGAAACAATAATGCGTACATTTGCGCAAACATATCCAAAATTATGTAAACTATACAGTATTGGTAAATCTGTACAAG GCCGTGATCTATGGGTTTTGTTGATAACGAAAGATCCAGATGAAGATGTATTGCTGAAACCGAATGTTAAATATGTTGCCAATATGCATGGAAACGAG GCTGTTGGAcgtgaattattattacatctAATGGAACATTTATTGGCCAATTATGAAATTGATCCATATATAAAAAGTTTGGTGGACAATACAAGAATCCATCTGATGCCATCAATGAATCCGGATGGTTTTGAATTATCACGTGAAGGACAATGTCTTGGCGGTAATGGTCGTTTTAATATGCGTGgtattgatttgaatcgTAATTTTCCGGATAAATTTTCCTTACGTAATGAAAAAGAACAGGAAGAAGTGACGGCCATACGTCGTTGGCTACAAACAGTACCGTTTGTATTGTCAGCAAATTTACATGGTGGTGCATTAGTTGCTAGTTATCCATATGACAATACACCAGTGAATA TGTTATCACGATGGAAATTATCATATGAACCATCATTAACACctgataatgatgtattCAAACATTTGGCTGaagtttattcattcaatcatttgacAATGCATCAAGGAAAACCATGTCCAGATGGATCGATTGACTCGTTTCCAAATGGTACAACTAATGGTGCTAAATGGTATCCGTTTTCAG GTGGTATGCAAGATTATAATTATGTACACGGTTCTTGTATGGAAATAACATTGGAATTATCATGCTGTAAATATCCATCGCATATGAAATTGCCAGAATTTTGgcgacaaaacaaaatggctTTGATTGCCTATCTGAATGAAGTACATCGTGGTGTACGTGGCATTGTAACCGATACGGCCAACGGTACACCCATTTCAAATGTCGATATCCGCATTAAAGGACGTGATATACCATTTAAATCAACACAACGTGGTGAATTTTGGCGTTTACTATTGCCCGGTAGTTATGTATTGCAAGCAAAAGCAACTGGTTATCAACCGTTGGAGAAACCGTTCCATATTAATGATGGACAAATTACatatttgaatattgaattaACACCATATGGACATCAGCAACAG tTGCCGTTAGtgaataatcaacaacatttggatcaatttgttcataatcataattcattatcatcatcatcgtcatcaatttggccatcatcattgattgatcactCAACGACAACATTGAGACcggtgaataataatggtggtggtggtggtggcggtggtggcaTATGGTCCAATGGATGGAATTCACGTcgttttcaatcatttatttatccaAATATGCCAAAACGTAATTCATTTCAACCacagccacaacaacaacaacaatcattacgATCACGAAGACCAACATTTACAgaattaatgaatcaatttacaTCTAGCCAaggcaataataatcgtcGTTTTACTATTTGGCCACGATCATGGAATTTGATCTCTAATTATAATAGCCAtcatagatcatcatcatcatcatctgcttga
- the LOC124490784 gene encoding carboxypeptidase D isoform X3, giving the protein MRFTNVVMWSFLTTFFILYLIAIRLVRGQFLLSSSTSSEQKFVDFNYHNHESMETIMRTFAQTYPKLCKLYSIGKSVQGRDLWVLLITKDPDEDVLLKPNVKYVANMHGNEAVGRELLLHLMEHLLANYEIDPYIKSLVDNTRIHLMPSMNPDGFELSREGQCLGGNGRFNMRGIDLNRNFPDKFSLRNEKEQEEVTAIRRWLQTVPFVLSANLHGGALVASYPYDNTPVNMLSRWKLSYEPSLTPDNDVFKHLAEVYSFNHLTMHQGKPCPDGSIDSFPNGTTNGAKWYPFSGGMQDYNYVHGSCMEITLELSCCKYPSHMKLPEFWRQNKMALIAYLNEVHRGVRGIVTDTANGTPISNVDIRIKGRDIPFKSTQRGEFWRLLLPGSYVLQAKATGYQPLEKPFHINDGQITYLNIELTPYGHQQQYSHY; this is encoded by the exons ATGCGTTTCACAAATGTTGTGATGTGGTCATTTTTGAccacattttttattttatatttaatcGCCATACGTTTAGTACGTGGTCAATTTTTACTATCGTCATCAACGTCAAGTGAACAGAAATTTGTCGAtttcaattatcataatcatgaatCAATGGAAACAATAATGCGTACATTTGCGCAAACATATCCAAAATTATGTAAACTATACAGTATTGGTAAATCTGTACAAG GCCGTGATCTATGGGTTTTGTTGATAACGAAAGATCCAGATGAAGATGTATTGCTGAAACCGAATGTTAAATATGTTGCCAATATGCATGGAAACGAG GCTGTTGGAcgtgaattattattacatctAATGGAACATTTATTGGCCAATTATGAAATTGATCCATATATAAAAAGTTTGGTGGACAATACAAGAATCCATCTGATGCCATCAATGAATCCGGATGGTTTTGAATTATCACGTGAAGGACAATGTCTTGGCGGTAATGGTCGTTTTAATATGCGTGgtattgatttgaatcgTAATTTTCCGGATAAATTTTCCTTACGTAATGAAAAAGAACAGGAAGAAGTGACGGCCATACGTCGTTGGCTACAAACAGTACCGTTTGTATTGTCAGCAAATTTACATGGTGGTGCATTAGTTGCTAGTTATCCATATGACAATACACCAGTGAATA TGTTATCACGATGGAAATTATCATATGAACCATCATTAACACctgataatgatgtattCAAACATTTGGCTGaagtttattcattcaatcatttgacAATGCATCAAGGAAAACCATGTCCAGATGGATCGATTGACTCGTTTCCAAATGGTACAACTAATGGTGCTAAATGGTATCCGTTTTCAG GTGGTATGCAAGATTATAATTATGTACACGGTTCTTGTATGGAAATAACATTGGAATTATCATGCTGTAAATATCCATCGCATATGAAATTGCCAGAATTTTGgcgacaaaacaaaatggctTTGATTGCCTATCTGAATGAAGTACATCGTGGTGTACGTGGCATTGTAACCGATACGGCCAACGGTACACCCATTTCAAATGTCGATATCCGCATTAAAGGACGTGATATACCATTTAAATCAACACAACGTGGTGAATTTTGGCGTTTACTATTGCCCGGTAGTTATGTATTGCAAGCAAAAGCAACTGGTTATCAACCGTTGGAGAAACCGTTCCATATTAATGATGGACAAATTACatatttgaatattgaattaACACCATATGGACATCAGCAACAG tATAGCCATTActaa
- the LOC124490784 gene encoding carboxypeptidase D isoform X2 encodes MRFTNVVMWSFLTTFFILYLIAIRLVRGQFLLSSSTSSEQKFVDFNYHNHESMETIMRTFAQTYPKLCKLYSIGKSVQGRDLWVLLITKDPDEDVLLKPNVKYVANMHGNEAVGRELLLHLMEHLLANYEIDPYIKSLVDNTRIHLMPSMNPDGFELSREGQCLGGNGRFNMRGIDLNRNFPDKFSLRNEKEQEEVTAIRRWLQTVPFVLSANLHGGALVASYPYDNTPVNMLSRWKLSYEPSLTPDNDVFKHLAEVYSFNHLTMHQGKPCPDGSIDSFPNGTTNGAKWYPFSGGMQDYNYVHGSCMEITLELSCCKYPSHMKLPEFWRQNKMALIAYLNEVHRGVRGIVTDTANGTPISNVDIRIKGRDIPFKSTQRGEFWRLLLPGSYVLQAKATGYQPLEKPFHINDGQITYLNIELTPYGHQQQPLLIQQQQQQANNQITATTTTITTTTELPKFESLFVNNKTTTTTTTFIANITYMTNNQSIVNDDVVDDDDKIIMSSSSSLLLSSSSSNQYNRSVDIIVVVFSIILMMMMMI; translated from the exons ATGCGTTTCACAAATGTTGTGATGTGGTCATTTTTGAccacattttttattttatatttaatcGCCATACGTTTAGTACGTGGTCAATTTTTACTATCGTCATCAACGTCAAGTGAACAGAAATTTGTCGAtttcaattatcataatcatgaatCAATGGAAACAATAATGCGTACATTTGCGCAAACATATCCAAAATTATGTAAACTATACAGTATTGGTAAATCTGTACAAG GCCGTGATCTATGGGTTTTGTTGATAACGAAAGATCCAGATGAAGATGTATTGCTGAAACCGAATGTTAAATATGTTGCCAATATGCATGGAAACGAG GCTGTTGGAcgtgaattattattacatctAATGGAACATTTATTGGCCAATTATGAAATTGATCCATATATAAAAAGTTTGGTGGACAATACAAGAATCCATCTGATGCCATCAATGAATCCGGATGGTTTTGAATTATCACGTGAAGGACAATGTCTTGGCGGTAATGGTCGTTTTAATATGCGTGgtattgatttgaatcgTAATTTTCCGGATAAATTTTCCTTACGTAATGAAAAAGAACAGGAAGAAGTGACGGCCATACGTCGTTGGCTACAAACAGTACCGTTTGTATTGTCAGCAAATTTACATGGTGGTGCATTAGTTGCTAGTTATCCATATGACAATACACCAGTGAATA TGTTATCACGATGGAAATTATCATATGAACCATCATTAACACctgataatgatgtattCAAACATTTGGCTGaagtttattcattcaatcatttgacAATGCATCAAGGAAAACCATGTCCAGATGGATCGATTGACTCGTTTCCAAATGGTACAACTAATGGTGCTAAATGGTATCCGTTTTCAG GTGGTATGCAAGATTATAATTATGTACACGGTTCTTGTATGGAAATAACATTGGAATTATCATGCTGTAAATATCCATCGCATATGAAATTGCCAGAATTTTGgcgacaaaacaaaatggctTTGATTGCCTATCTGAATGAAGTACATCGTGGTGTACGTGGCATTGTAACCGATACGGCCAACGGTACACCCATTTCAAATGTCGATATCCGCATTAAAGGACGTGATATACCATTTAAATCAACACAACGTGGTGAATTTTGGCGTTTACTATTGCCCGGTAGTTATGTATTGCAAGCAAAAGCAACTGGTTATCAACCGTTGGAGAAACCGTTCCATATTAATGATGGACAAATTACatatttgaatattgaattaACACCATATGGACATCAGCAACAG CCATTActaatacaacaacaacaacaacaagccaATAACCAAAtaaccgccaccaccaccaccatcaccaccactaccgAATTGCCCAAATTTGAATCCTTGTTTGTAAACAATAaaaccacaaccaccaccactactttCATTGCTAACATTACTTACATGActaacaatcaatcaattgtcaatgatgatgttgttgatgatgatgataaaattattatgtcATCGTCttcgtcattgttgttgtcatcatcatcatcaaatcaatataataGATCAGTCgatatcattgttgttgttttttcaatcattttgatgatgatgatgatgatctag